In a single window of the Olivibacter sp. SDN3 genome:
- the leuS gene encoding leucine--tRNA ligase, whose translation MDYHFKTIEKKWQQFWASNKTFKVSNTSEKPKYYVLDMFPYPSGAGLHVGHPLGYIASDVFSRYKRLKGYNVLHPMGYDSFGLPAEQYAIQTGQHPAITTAANINRYREQLDNIGFSFDWSREIRTSDPSYYKWTQWIFIQLFNAYYDLTSDKAESISKLLHRFENEGSKGVLAVCDEDTLSFTAQEWQAFSEEEKQRELLKYRLAYLRESAVNWCPALGTVLANDEVKDGVSERGGYPVIQKKMMQWSMRITAYAERLLNGLNTIDWPEPLVEMQRNWIGKSVGASVKFSVAHEETLFIEVFTTRVDTIYGVSFLVLAPEHELVATLTTKEQLQAVEAYVEQAKKKSERDRMADTKYVSGVFTGSYAIHPLTGETVPVWIADYVLAGYGTGAVMAVPSGDQRDYVFAKHFDLPIIKILDTQEIDEEADSRKEGKYINSQLINGLSYQEAVQLLIAELERTAAGKAKINFRMRDAIFGRQRYWGEPVPIYFKEGLPNVIDEAELPLLLPEVDKYLPTETGEPPLGRAKDWKYQDTYEYELSTMPGWAGSSWYWYRYMDAHNQQAFASKEAVDYWQAVDLYIGGSEHATGHLLYSRFWNKFLKDLGVVNEEEPFKKLINQGMIQGRSNFVYRLLDEEGGGTNTFVSHGLKNQYKTSALHVDVNIVQNDVLDLDRFRQSRAEYADADFILEDGKYICGYEIEKMSKSKFNVVNPDDIIEQYGADTLRMYEMFLGPLEQSKPWNTNGIEGVYKFLRKFWKLFHDNAFNFSVSEEQPSKAELKSLHKIIKKVSEDIERFSFNTSVSSFMICVNELTDLKCNKRAILQELVIVLSPYAPHICEELWVLLGNEAGSLSFAAYPTFNPEYLVENEFEYPISFNGKMRMKLNMALSLEPKDVEEEVLRNSDVQRYLDGKSPKKVIVVKGKIVNVVV comes from the coding sequence ATGGACTATCATTTTAAAACTATAGAAAAAAAGTGGCAACAATTCTGGGCCTCTAACAAAACATTCAAAGTAAGTAATACGTCAGAAAAGCCAAAATATTATGTGCTAGACATGTTTCCTTACCCGTCTGGGGCAGGGCTGCATGTCGGTCATCCCCTAGGTTATATAGCTTCAGATGTCTTCAGTCGTTATAAACGCCTGAAAGGGTATAATGTTTTACATCCTATGGGATACGACTCTTTTGGGCTTCCGGCGGAGCAATATGCTATTCAAACCGGTCAGCACCCAGCGATAACAACGGCCGCTAATATCAATCGATACAGAGAACAGTTAGATAATATCGGTTTTTCTTTTGATTGGAGTAGAGAGATCAGAACCAGTGATCCTTCTTATTATAAATGGACACAATGGATTTTTATACAGCTTTTTAATGCTTATTATGACCTTACTTCAGATAAAGCAGAGTCCATTTCTAAACTGTTACATCGTTTTGAAAATGAAGGTAGTAAAGGGGTACTTGCGGTATGCGATGAAGACACCTTGTCGTTTACAGCTCAAGAATGGCAAGCTTTTTCCGAAGAGGAGAAACAACGCGAATTGCTGAAATACCGATTGGCGTATCTAAGAGAAAGTGCGGTGAATTGGTGTCCAGCCTTAGGTACTGTGCTGGCAAATGATGAAGTAAAAGACGGCGTTTCAGAACGGGGGGGGTATCCGGTTATTCAAAAGAAGATGATGCAGTGGAGCATGCGGATAACAGCCTACGCCGAACGTCTGTTAAATGGGCTTAATACAATTGACTGGCCGGAACCCCTAGTGGAAATGCAACGCAATTGGATAGGAAAGAGTGTGGGCGCCAGTGTAAAGTTTAGCGTAGCACATGAAGAAACGCTCTTTATCGAAGTGTTCACCACGCGGGTTGACACGATTTATGGCGTTAGCTTTCTCGTACTTGCTCCAGAACATGAATTGGTTGCTACCCTCACTACGAAAGAGCAATTGCAGGCGGTAGAAGCTTATGTAGAACAAGCGAAGAAAAAGTCAGAACGCGATCGGATGGCAGATACGAAATATGTTTCTGGAGTATTTACCGGTAGTTACGCCATACATCCTCTTACGGGAGAGACGGTGCCTGTTTGGATAGCTGATTACGTGCTTGCCGGATACGGTACCGGAGCCGTTATGGCTGTGCCTTCGGGAGACCAGCGGGATTATGTGTTTGCGAAGCATTTCGATCTGCCCATTATAAAAATCTTAGATACACAGGAAATTGACGAAGAAGCCGATAGTCGTAAGGAAGGGAAATATATCAATTCACAACTGATTAACGGCTTGAGTTATCAAGAAGCTGTGCAGCTTCTTATTGCAGAACTGGAACGTACAGCGGCCGGTAAAGCAAAAATTAATTTTAGAATGCGTGATGCCATCTTTGGGAGGCAGCGCTACTGGGGAGAGCCCGTACCTATATATTTTAAAGAAGGATTGCCTAACGTTATTGACGAAGCTGAATTGCCACTTTTACTGCCCGAAGTGGATAAATACTTGCCTACAGAAACGGGAGAACCACCTCTGGGCCGTGCTAAAGATTGGAAGTATCAAGATACGTATGAATATGAGCTGAGCACTATGCCTGGCTGGGCAGGGTCAAGCTGGTATTGGTATCGTTACATGGATGCGCATAATCAGCAAGCTTTTGCTTCAAAAGAAGCGGTAGACTACTGGCAAGCCGTCGATTTATATATAGGTGGATCTGAACATGCCACCGGACACCTGCTATATAGTAGGTTTTGGAATAAGTTCCTGAAAGATTTAGGCGTGGTAAATGAAGAAGAGCCCTTTAAAAAATTGATTAATCAGGGAATGATCCAAGGGAGATCAAATTTCGTATACCGACTTCTAGACGAGGAAGGAGGGGGAACCAATACATTTGTTTCACACGGCTTGAAAAATCAGTATAAAACCTCTGCTTTACATGTCGATGTCAATATTGTGCAAAATGATGTACTTGATTTGGATAGATTCCGTCAATCCAGAGCGGAGTATGCGGATGCCGACTTTATCTTAGAAGATGGTAAATACATTTGTGGATATGAGATCGAGAAGATGTCGAAATCGAAGTTCAATGTGGTTAATCCAGATGATATTATAGAACAGTACGGTGCCGATACCCTGCGGATGTATGAGATGTTTTTAGGTCCGCTGGAGCAAAGTAAACCATGGAATACCAATGGAATTGAGGGGGTTTATAAGTTTCTGCGTAAATTTTGGAAATTGTTCCATGATAATGCTTTTAACTTTTCTGTCTCGGAGGAACAACCCTCAAAAGCAGAACTTAAATCGTTGCATAAAATTATAAAAAAGGTAAGTGAAGATATTGAGCGCTTTTCATTTAATACATCGGTTTCCAGCTTTATGATCTGTGTAAATGAATTGACCGATTTGAAATGCAATAAAAGAGCAATCTTGCAAGAGTTGGTAATTGTCTTGTCTCCGTATGCGCCGCATATCTGTGAGGAATTATGGGTGTTACTAGGGAATGAAGCAGGTTCTTTATCGTTTGCTGCCTACCCAACCTTTAACCCGGAATACCTCGTGGAAAACGAGTTTGAATATCCCATCTCTTTTAACGGGAAAATGCGCATGAAACTGAATATGGCTTTAAGTTTAGAACCCAAGGATGTGGAAGAAGAAGTGTTGCGCAATTCGGACGTTCAACGCTACCTCGATGGTAAAAGCCCTAAAAAGGTGATCGTTGTAAAAGGTAAAATTGTAAACGTAGTGGTTTAA